The following DNA comes from Terriglobales bacterium.
AGAAACAAACAATAGAGACGCAGAAGCTGGAACGGGCGGAATTGCGGAGGGCTTTATGTCGCCCTCCGCATTCCGGTTCAAGGTAAAAAAGAAGACGCTACAGCGAACGCAGGAAGTTCAAAATGTCTTGCTTCTGCGACGGGCTGAGCTCATTGAATTCCTGAATGACCCGGTTGGCTTCCGAACCGCACGACTGATTCACGGAGAAGGGTTCGAAGGCCTTGCCATTAGCGCGGAATTGCTGGAGGTCCGCGGTGGTCACGCAGACGTTGCCGGGAGTGAAGTGGGCCTCGATAGCCTGCAACAGGTCGTTGGTGCGGCCATCGTGCAGGAAGAACAATCGCTGGCCAACACCCCATAGCGGCGCCGTACGGAACTCATCGGGACCCGCCGCTCCCTGGTTCACGCCATCCGCCAAATTCGATCCCATGTGGTGGACAGCGAAATCCGAGAGCGGACTGTAGACAAAGCCCGACATGCCCGTGAACTGCGATTGGGCTGTCTTGAGTGTGTCGCTATGGCACAAAACGCAGCCGGTACTACTGAACAACTTCTGGCCATTCAACTCCGAGGGCGTACTCGTGGTCGGGGTGGGCGGAGCTGACAGGCGCATGAATATGGCGAAGTTGGTGACATCCGAGTTTGCACTACCGGTGTCGGAAGTGTTAGGAGGGGTTGGCGTAGCGTCTTCTGGTGTTGCGTTGAACACGCAACCAGGCACGGCAGCGCGTTCGTTGGGGAAGCCCTCGTTCGAGACTCCCTGCTCCACGTTATAGGCTTCGCCGGTGAAGATCAGCAACGACTTGTTTTGGGCCTTCCACCCGAAACGAGTTACGGTCCCGTCATTGCCGCTTCGGTTCAGCTTGCCACCGATCCCCATCGCAGCTTTCAGCGATTTGTTGGCAGCCAGGTTAGCCTCCAACACAGCGTCTGGAGTGTTCTCAACCAAACCAAGCCCGAATAGCGGCGTGGGAATGCGGAAGATCACGTTGTGGTTAGCAAGCTGCGTGGAGAAGTTGGGTTGTGCAAGAGTG
Coding sequences within:
- a CDS encoding di-heme oxidoredictase family protein translates to MKHRKSTKLEILQLVHLLTLCLTVVLCTGILQAQHDPGPRGGPKGAGGGFPTLNADEKVMFATALNTFNEVQSVSGTIENGNGLGPTFNGNSCAQCHAEPEVGGTSPGFTSKINPRPNPQVALATLDGATNTVPSFVNANGPVREARFISTNPANPFAALDGGVHGLYTIAGRSDAPGCTLAQPNFSTQLANHNVIFRIPTPLFGLGLVENTPDAVLEANLAANKSLKAAMGIGGKLNRSGNDGTVTRFGWKAQNKSLLIFTGEAYNVEQGVSNEGFPNERAAVPGCVFNATPEDATPTPPNTSDTGSANSDVTNFAIFMRLSAPPTPTTSTPSELNGQKLFSSTGCVLCHSDTLKTAQSQFTGMSGFVYSPLSDFAVHHMGSNLADGVNQGAAGPDEFRTAPLWGVGQRLFFLHDGRTNDLLQAIEAHFTPGNVCVTTADLQQFRANGKAFEPFSVNQSCGSEANRVIQEFNELSPSQKQDILNFLRSL